A genomic segment from Haloarcula limicola encodes:
- a CDS encoding cyclase family protein: protein MFDSTEVVELSNPISERSPVWPSFPPIELEQTSLAARDGFTMERLEMRSHTATHIDAPAHFIPEGKTVDDFSIERFMGEGVVVDLTPKEPEEAITRADIEAYESEIRPGDVVMLHTGWDEHYGQTPEYLFEFPYLTGEAAEYVVSLDPKAVGTEGASVGGWYDEVPAHGPSTDVHPADSHLPLLENDVIPIEELRNLDQVLDGADSRRADFFFPPLNVQGAGGCSVRAFALV from the coding sequence ATGTTCGATTCAACGGAAGTCGTCGAACTGTCCAACCCGATCAGCGAGCGGAGTCCGGTGTGGCCGAGTTTCCCGCCGATCGAACTCGAGCAGACGTCTCTCGCCGCACGCGACGGGTTCACGATGGAACGACTGGAGATGCGGAGCCACACGGCGACGCATATCGACGCTCCCGCGCACTTCATCCCCGAGGGCAAGACCGTGGACGACTTCTCTATCGAGCGGTTCATGGGCGAGGGCGTGGTCGTCGACCTGACGCCGAAAGAGCCCGAAGAGGCGATCACCCGCGCCGACATCGAGGCGTACGAGTCAGAGATCCGGCCCGGCGACGTGGTGATGCTCCACACCGGCTGGGACGAGCACTACGGGCAGACGCCCGAGTACCTCTTCGAGTTCCCCTATCTGACCGGCGAGGCCGCGGAGTACGTCGTCTCGCTCGACCCGAAGGCGGTCGGGACGGAGGGGGCGAGCGTCGGCGGCTGGTACGACGAGGTGCCCGCCCACGGCCCGTCGACCGACGTCCACCCGGCGGACTCGCATCTGCCCCTGCTGGAGAACGACGTCATCCCCATCGAGGAGTTGCGGAACCTCGATCAGGTCCTCGACGGCGCGGACAGTCGGCGCGCGGACTTCTTCTTCCCGCCGCTCAACGTGCAGGGGGCGGGCGGGTGCTCAGTTCGCGCCTTCGCACTGGTGTAG
- a CDS encoding ABC transporter ATP-binding protein: MAKITIDDVTKRFGEDDEAIVAVDDVSLDIADGEFVVFVGPSGSGKSTLMRIVAGLETQSEGDIEIGDAIVNQLGPRARDIAMVFQNYALYPNMTVEENMSFGLKMSTDMSDSDIEETVTSAAEMMDIGELLDNKPGELSGGQQQRVALGRAIVRDPNVFLMDEPLSNLDAKLRAEMRTEINRLQNDLGVTTLYVTHDQTEAMTMGDRLVVLNYGELQQVGTPLECFYRPENQFVAGFLGSPSMNFFEGSLDGGTLRTDGFDYDLTERMQSSANGRNDLVLGIRPEDLTLHDDPTGGHEFEAVVDVVEPMGSISYVYLQPRQQDHEQTFIAETDGQRPISEGSEVYVEIPDSDVHLFDAQSGETVHQRKLDERAEVALEERMQTVSSSD, encoded by the coding sequence ATGGCAAAGATCACGATAGACGACGTTACGAAGCGGTTCGGTGAGGACGACGAAGCGATCGTCGCGGTCGACGACGTCTCGCTGGACATCGCGGACGGCGAGTTCGTCGTCTTCGTCGGTCCATCAGGTAGTGGAAAGTCGACGCTGATGCGCATCGTCGCCGGGCTCGAAACGCAGAGCGAAGGCGACATCGAGATCGGCGATGCGATCGTCAACCAGCTCGGGCCCCGAGCCCGAGACATCGCGATGGTGTTCCAGAACTACGCGCTGTACCCGAACATGACCGTCGAGGAGAACATGTCCTTCGGCCTGAAGATGTCCACGGACATGTCCGACAGCGATATCGAGGAGACGGTCACATCGGCTGCGGAGATGATGGACATCGGGGAACTGCTGGACAACAAGCCGGGCGAGCTCTCGGGCGGCCAGCAACAGCGCGTCGCGCTCGGTCGCGCCATCGTCCGCGACCCGAACGTCTTCCTGATGGACGAGCCGCTGTCGAACCTGGACGCGAAACTGCGCGCGGAGATGCGCACAGAGATCAACCGGTTACAGAACGACCTCGGGGTCACGACGCTATATGTCACCCACGACCAGACCGAGGCGATGACGATGGGCGACCGGCTGGTCGTGCTGAACTACGGGGAACTACAGCAGGTCGGGACGCCCCTGGAGTGCTTTTACCGGCCGGAAAACCAGTTCGTCGCCGGCTTCCTGGGCTCGCCCTCGATGAACTTCTTCGAGGGAAGCCTCGACGGCGGGACACTCCGGACGGACGGCTTCGACTACGACCTGACCGAGCGCATGCAGTCCTCTGCCAACGGTCGGAACGATTTGGTCCTCGGGATTCGACCGGAGGACCTCACGCTCCACGACGACCCGACCGGCGGCCACGAGTTCGAGGCCGTCGTCGACGTGGTCGAACCGATGGGCAGCATCTCCTACGTCTACCTGCAACCGAGACAGCAGGACCACGAACAGACGTTCATCGCGGAGACGGACGGCCAGCGGCCGATCAGCGAGGGGTCGGAAGTCTACGTTGAGATCCCCGACAGCGACGTCCACCTCTTCGACGCCCAATCCGGTGAGACCGTCCATCAGCGGAAACTGGATGAGCGAGCCGAAGTCGCCCTCGAAGAGCGGATGCAGACGGTGAGTTCTTCGGACTGA
- a CDS encoding four-carbon acid sugar kinase family protein, which yields MTRCVVVADDLTGSCDAGHEFATRDCDTRVVLSARTDTTTGGDVAVYNTDSRYEEPAVAAERVRSVLQDTDPAVAFKKVDSTLRGNVRAEVDAAARAIAPDLVVVAPAFPDNGRLTACGYHLVDGQLVTDSPPGKDEERPPTHDSLPEFFASSDHPVERIGIETVARGAAAVREAFESTTSSDGPVVVTCDAVTDSHLAAIATAADTLSERVLYVGSGGLARHVAVPGTPSRAGIDVDRTRPVVGVSGSVAPETLEQIEAVPRSQRRRLDIETAVTDSSTAATDLATRGTAAVDEHGGVLLHSADERGDVDRAMAAGERAGVDGATVRRRITEALAAGAVEVVGDGQASNLFLTGGETARAVLDGLDATALRMAGEGVAPGIPLATVEGGVADGATAVTKAGGFGGERAIIKSLARLGLRDE from the coding sequence ATGACCCGCTGTGTCGTCGTCGCGGACGACCTGACCGGGAGCTGTGACGCCGGTCACGAGTTCGCGACGCGCGACTGCGACACCCGCGTCGTCCTCTCCGCGCGGACCGATACGACGACGGGGGGAGACGTCGCCGTGTACAACACCGACTCACGCTACGAGGAGCCCGCTGTCGCCGCCGAACGCGTTCGATCGGTTCTTCAGGACACCGATCCGGCAGTCGCGTTCAAGAAGGTCGATTCGACCCTCCGCGGGAACGTCCGCGCGGAGGTCGACGCCGCGGCGCGAGCGATCGCTCCCGACCTCGTCGTCGTCGCGCCGGCGTTTCCGGACAACGGGCGTCTGACGGCGTGTGGGTATCACCTCGTCGACGGCCAGTTGGTGACCGACTCTCCGCCCGGTAAAGACGAAGAACGACCACCCACGCACGACTCGCTTCCCGAGTTCTTCGCGTCGAGCGACCACCCCGTCGAGCGGATCGGTATCGAGACCGTCGCTCGCGGCGCGGCCGCCGTGCGCGAGGCTTTCGAGTCGACGACCTCGAGCGACGGTCCGGTCGTCGTCACCTGCGACGCCGTCACTGACAGCCACCTCGCGGCTATCGCCACGGCGGCCGATACCCTCTCTGAGCGAGTCCTATACGTCGGTAGCGGCGGTCTCGCGCGTCACGTCGCCGTCCCGGGGACGCCATCCAGAGCCGGAATCGACGTCGACCGAACCCGGCCCGTGGTCGGCGTCTCGGGTAGCGTCGCGCCGGAGACGCTCGAACAGATCGAAGCGGTCCCACGGAGCCAGCGGCGACGCCTCGATATCGAGACGGCGGTCACGGACTCGTCTACCGCCGCGACCGATCTGGCCACTCGGGGGACGGCCGCCGTCGACGAACACGGCGGTGTGTTACTCCACAGCGCCGACGAGCGCGGCGACGTCGACCGGGCGATGGCGGCCGGTGAGCGAGCCGGCGTCGACGGAGCGACGGTGCGACGGCGGATCACGGAGGCGCTCGCTGCGGGCGCTGTCGAGGTCGTCGGCGACGGACAGGCGTCGAACCTCTTTCTCACCGGCGGGGAGACCGCTCGGGCGGTTCTCGACGGCCTCGACGCGACGGCGCTCCGCATGGCAGGCGAAGGCGTCGCTCCGGGAATACCGCTCGCGACCGTCGAAGGGGGCGTCGCAGACGGGGCGACGGCCGTGACGAAAGCCGGCGGCTTCGGCGGCGAGCGGGCAATAATTAAGTCCCTCGCTCGTCTCGGTCTTCGTGATGAGTGA
- a CDS encoding zinc-dependent alcohol dehydrogenase family protein, whose amino-acid sequence MKSAVLTDEREVTVSDRERPTPGDDDVIVKIGACGVCMTDYHLYHGTFPAEFPVVPGHESAGEVVATGDGVSNFEEGDRVAVFPGIPCGECDFCKEGKQNLCENTVSMGGAGDEILDGAFAEYLRAPAQCLQDIGDLSYSAAAFAEPLACCIHGVDRADIESGDTVVIVGAGPIGLLLLQAFRASGAGTIIVSELVDERREIATQLGADHVVDPSAGALADHVDELVDRVDVAVEAVGLPTTIEEAHSITSPGGTTLVFGVPPQNESIEIDPFELYYRELEMVGVFALTQNTFSRAVTLLQGDRIETERLVTDELGLDGLQTAFDQMENNEGLKKMIYPNGR is encoded by the coding sequence ATGAAGAGCGCAGTACTGACCGACGAGCGAGAGGTCACCGTTTCGGATCGAGAACGCCCGACTCCCGGAGACGACGACGTTATCGTCAAGATCGGGGCGTGTGGCGTGTGTATGACCGATTATCACCTGTACCACGGGACGTTCCCGGCGGAGTTCCCCGTGGTCCCCGGTCACGAGAGCGCAGGCGAAGTGGTCGCCACCGGTGACGGCGTCTCGAACTTCGAAGAGGGCGACCGGGTCGCGGTCTTCCCGGGGATCCCCTGTGGCGAATGCGACTTCTGTAAGGAGGGGAAACAGAACCTCTGTGAGAACACGGTCTCGATGGGCGGCGCGGGCGACGAGATTCTCGACGGCGCGTTCGCGGAGTACCTGCGTGCACCCGCCCAGTGCCTCCAGGATATCGGCGACCTCTCGTACTCGGCGGCCGCCTTCGCGGAACCGCTCGCCTGTTGCATTCACGGCGTCGACCGGGCCGACATAGAGAGCGGCGACACCGTCGTGATCGTGGGTGCCGGGCCGATCGGGTTGCTCCTGCTCCAAGCGTTTCGCGCGAGCGGCGCGGGAACGATCATCGTCTCCGAGCTCGTCGACGAGCGTCGGGAAATCGCGACCCAACTGGGCGCTGACCACGTCGTCGATCCGTCGGCGGGAGCGCTGGCGGACCACGTCGACGAATTGGTCGACCGAGTCGACGTCGCCGTCGAGGCTGTCGGGCTCCCGACGACGATCGAAGAGGCGCATTCGATCACGTCTCCCGGTGGGACGACGCTCGTATTCGGCGTCCCGCCGCAGAACGAGAGCATCGAAATCGACCCGTTCGAACTCTACTACCGAGAGCTCGAGATGGTCGGCGTGTTCGCGCTCACGCAGAACACCTTCTCGCGCGCGGTGACGCTGCTGCAGGGCGACCGCATCGAGACGGAGCGGCTCGTCACTGACGAGCTCGGTCTCGACGGACTCCAGACCGCGTTCGACCAGATGGAGAACAACGAGGGACTCAAGAAGATGATCTATCCCAACGGGCGGTAA
- the pdxA gene encoding 4-hydroxythreonine-4-phosphate dehydrogenase PdxA: MSDRTPTVGVTMGDPAGIGSEVIVKSYPTLVETATVVVIGDAAVLEDAADRFASGLTVRRVDSPLEAEADPATLPVIDLDNVAAHEYGKLSQANGAASLEYVERAIELAQAGEIDAITTAPINKQATRMAGSEYAGHTGMLADYTGTDDYSMMLIEDDLMVTHVSTHVPLREACELDVDDVASTIAVTDEALRDLDIDDPSVAVAGLNPHASDGGLLGDEEAEVIEPAIDRVAESGVDVAGPLPPDTVYVRAASGEFDCVVSMYHDQGHIPIKMLGFTGDGDAVSGVNVTIGLPIVRTSVDHGTAFDIAGEGVASEQSMIDAVSTAVRLAR, translated from the coding sequence ATGAGTGATCGAACTCCCACCGTAGGGGTTACCATGGGTGACCCCGCGGGCATCGGAAGCGAAGTCATAGTCAAGTCGTACCCGACGCTGGTCGAGACGGCGACCGTCGTCGTCATCGGCGACGCCGCCGTCTTGGAGGACGCAGCAGACCGGTTCGCCTCCGGCCTCACCGTCCGTCGCGTCGACTCGCCCCTGGAGGCGGAGGCTGACCCCGCGACACTGCCGGTGATCGACCTCGACAACGTGGCCGCTCACGAGTACGGGAAACTCTCGCAAGCGAACGGCGCGGCGAGCCTCGAGTACGTCGAGCGAGCGATCGAACTGGCACAGGCCGGCGAGATAGACGCGATAACCACCGCCCCGATCAACAAGCAGGCGACCCGGATGGCCGGCAGCGAGTACGCGGGCCACACGGGGATGCTCGCGGACTACACCGGGACCGACGACTACTCGATGATGCTGATCGAGGACGACCTGATGGTGACGCACGTCAGTACGCACGTGCCCCTACGGGAGGCCTGCGAACTCGATGTCGACGATGTCGCGTCGACGATCGCCGTCACAGACGAGGCGCTGCGCGACCTCGACATCGACGACCCGTCGGTCGCCGTCGCCGGGCTGAACCCCCACGCGAGCGACGGCGGCCTCCTCGGCGACGAGGAAGCAGAAGTCATCGAACCGGCTATCGACCGCGTCGCCGAGTCGGGTGTCGACGTGGCTGGTCCCCTCCCGCCGGATACGGTCTACGTCCGGGCCGCCTCTGGTGAGTTCGACTGCGTCGTCTCCATGTATCACGACCAGGGTCACATCCCCATCAAGATGCTCGGCTTCACCGGTGACGGCGACGCGGTGAGCGGCGTCAACGTCACCATCGGACTTCCGATAGTCCGGACGAGCGTCGACCACGGCACCGCGTTCGACATCGCTGGTGAGGGTGTCGCCTCTGAGCAGAGCATGATCGACGCGGTGTCGACGGCTGTCAGACTCGCGCGATAG